The Watersipora subatra chromosome 1, tzWatSuba1.1, whole genome shotgun sequence genome has a window encoding:
- the LOC137386873 gene encoding uncharacterized protein, producing MFNIALIFIEDQVLEVTNNNLSVYGLPRPVRVKQPVVCKEILCEMAYAHGELRRHVEINEPLLLEKQRAAYQTILEKIEQSSDGMVFLHAPGGTGKTFVTNLVLAKVRESGKIALAVASSGIAATLLPGGRTAHAALKLPFNLARTENPVCNIKKNSGTAQLLQRYVLIVWDECTMSHKLTFEALNLTLKDLHENNRLFGEVTLLLSEDFRQTLPVIQRSTPADEINACIKSLFLWLSVVQLHLTRNMRAVILGNKTSAHFAAGLLRIGEGRLPVSAEDGLVSLDGYATFVDSTEELQEKVYPNLRQRV from the coding sequence ATGTTCAATATTGCTCTTATATTTATTGAGGACCAAGTGCTTGAGGTCACAAACAACAACCTCTCAGTTTATGGACTTCCCAGGCCTGTTAGAGTGAAGCAACCTGTTGTGTGCAAGGAAATATTATGCGAAATGGCATATGCCCATGGAGAGCTCCGTCGCCATGTTGAAATCAATGAACCGCTGCTGCTGGAAAAGCAAAGAGCTGCATATCAAACCATTTTGGAGAAAATTGAACAAAGCAGTGACGGTATGGTGTTTCTTCACGCACCAGGTGGGACTGGCAAAACCTTCGTCACTAATCTTGTATTGGCAAAAGTACGAGAGTCTGGAAAAATTGCTTTGGCTGTAGCTTCATCTGGCATTGCAGCTACCTTACTCCCTGGTGGCCGCACTGCGCATGCAGCACTGAAACTGCCTTTTAATTTGGCCAGAACTGAGAATCCTGTGTGCAATATCAAAAAGAACAGCGGAACTGCCCAACTTCTGCAACGATATGTTCTTATTGTGTGGGATGAGTGCACGATGTCACATAAGCTCACATTTGAAGCTCTAAACCTTACACTGAAGGACTTGCATGAAAATAATAGACTTTTCGGTGAGGTAACTCTTTTGCTTTCTGAAGATTTCCGCCAAACATTGCCTGTCATACAAAGAAGCACACCCGCTGATGAGATAAATGCATGTAtcaaatcattatttttgtggCTGTCTGTTGTGCAGCTGCATTTGACACGAAACATGCGTGCCGTTATTCTTGGCAACAAAACAAGTGCACATTTTGCTGCTGGACTGCTGCGTATTGGTGAAGGGCGTTTGCCAGTCAGTGCTGAGGATGGCTTGGTGTCACTTGATGGCTACGCCACTTTTGTGGATTCAACTGAGGAACTTCAGGAGAAGGTTTACCCTAATCTGCGACAGAGGGTCTAA